Genomic DNA from Parambassis ranga chromosome 5, fParRan2.1, whole genome shotgun sequence:
TGGGTCTCAGTGACCATATATGTGTATCTGCAAGGCTGCGGATTCTCATAAGATATGCTTCTaatttttccttctttcctgcCTCCCATTTTTCTCCTCCTATAACAAGAGCAAGAAAGTCCCTTCATAAAGCAGAAGCAGATAGCATTGATTTAATATGTTTGTGTCCTCCCCTGCAGCTACCTGAATGACCTGGAGAGGATAGCCAAGGCAGACTACATCCCCACACAGCAAGATGTGCTGCGAACTCGAGTCAAGACCACGGGCATTGTGGAGACACATTTCACCTTCAAGGACTTGCATTTCAAGTAAGACTGCTTAAATCTCATTCAGTTAATCTGAAAGTATTTAATGTGCAACATTGGATTCAAATTGTGCAGCTCCACATTTAGTTTCACCTGCAAAAGGTCATGACTGAATAATTCACTCATCCTGTTGGCTCAAGAGGCCCTTGAGCATGTTCGCAATAAGCCATATATTTAATGAGTCAGGGTTTAACTGATTATCATTTCATAACAACAGTAATCAAAGGCTGAttgtttgtttcactgtgtATTCCAAAGATGAAGGTGAAAGGATATGCAAAGATTCACATTTTGTGACTTGTGAGAAAATGTTACTCACTGTTTTGACAGTAATGATTGTCATTTTAAGAATGTGCCAGATCAAGTGAGAAACTGTTTGTCCTCATGAATcatgcatttgtgtttgtgaaatTGTTGTTTCAGTCTTGCCAGCACAAACTGTTTCAGAAAATTCAGGAAATGTCATCTAATACAAAGTCACTCCATATTTGCACATGTTGCTCACACATGAAAAAGGGGGGAGTACCTTTATTAATGTGAGACTGATAACAATCAGTAATGTGCATATGAACTCAAACGATATTCATGTGTGGGATTTTGTTGACTGAATACTTGCCACAGCTGAGTCCAAACATTAGTAATGACACATGTATTTAGGTAATACAAACTCCTACCACCCCCTGGAATGCCAGTTTTCCACCATGCTTCTcagaaatgttttctgtttttacagtgtgcttGCGGTTACTGGTAATGTTGATCTGTATCTGTGTAGCCACCACAAAAACTTTGGAAACAGAGGAAATAGTCTGTAAAACATTCAAGATCAAAAGTGCTTTGTCATACCTTCCTTGGCTGTACTTAAGTCTTTTACATCTGTGACCCCGTTTAAAGACACACCCTTTCAAACAGCACATTAGTCTAGTACTTGGAGCACTCAGGTGATTGTAGcatgtgttgttgctctgtgGTTGTCTGTTTGGCACACTGCGTTTATCTTGTCGTCATTCAATTAAGAGACAAGcactttatttacacattttacattactTTAATTGCTAACCTTTAGttaaaaaagtcaaatattTCGGTCTATTATGTATGTCTTTGGAAAAGCTTTAATCCAAATCTAACCGGATATGTTTACACACTGTGTCCTcctttgtgctggactgtaTGCTATCTCTGGCTTATGTAAGCAGTGCTGGAGATGAAGTAAACACTGTAAGTGTGTCACTGTTATAATGTTCTCCGCTTACTCAGCCTTAAGCTGGCTGTCTGTGAGAGTCAAAGAACTGCTATAATAAGCCAAATTGTGCACAGGGAAAACTGCCCACCAGGAAGaacacactgttgtgtgtcaCTCTTAAGACGCTACAAACTGTTACATGCTACTCTTAGCTGCCAGTTGAAAGCCTTCCCTTCAATATTGGATGAAGGAAATCTCCAGTCTTGAACAGTCTAGATGAGCATCCATCTCAGTCCCATACGTCTTCATAAATAAGTTTACAGTAAGATGTTAGTGAAAAACCTGCTCTGTGTTATTCCATCCTGCCCTTCTGTTACCACAGCAACTGTACTGTAGTAAAAGCAAAGACAGCAAAAGCCAGGAAAATGACGAGCTCAGTGCAGAAAACCACATACGGTCCTAAAGggagaaagaggcagaaaacCGGGGGGGTTGAGGCCGTCTGGTGTTTCTGTCACTTTGAAAAAGTGTTGTTTCTTCTTTGCTTCGTCCCATCCGCtcataaaaacaacatggttacactgtgtgtgtgtctgtgcaggatgtTTGATGTTGGAGGCCAGcggtcagagaggaagaagtggaTCCACTGCTTCGAGGGGGTCACAGCTATCATCTTCTGTGTAGCCATGAGCGCTTACGACCTGGTCCTGGCTGAGGACGAGGAGATGGTGAGTTAGACCTAAAAACTACAGCTTTGCTCAGTTTGACAGAAAACTCCATTAGCAGGAGTAATTGAACATGTGGATGGAGCCTTGGGTTTTACTGAGCTCATTTCCTTAATATGTCCTCATTGCTTTCTCTAATGATCactttattttcacatttttgccTATCCCACCCAGAACCGGATGCATGAGAGCATGAAGCTGTTTGACTCCATCTGCAACAACAAGTGGTTCACAGAGACATCCATCATCCTGTTCCTCAACAAGAAGGACCTGTTTGAGGAGAAGATCGCCCACAGCCCACTGACCATCTGCTTCCCTGAGTACACTGGTACTGTATGAGTGAACTAATACAAGCACATGCCAGGGTCAGCTAACTGTTAGATTGACACTGTACAAATTTGAAACCCAAAAATAATGTGATACATCGACTTGTTTACAGTAAAGCTGTAATTATAGCACAAACATAATTTGAGATATTTATAGTGGAACCATTTTGGATACATATAAACAAAGATGGGGTTTCAGGCAGTATGTTTAACTTTTAAAGTGGCCTGatggagaaaacaaaagtgatCAGCATAGCTGGACCTAAAAATAATACAACATACATGAGTTATGTATGAGACCTAATTTAGATGACAGGAGTTGTACTGCAAAATCTGCAAGTGAGGACATACCTAATGTTTTGCTCCGCTCAAACCCATTAACAAAGTAGATGATGTAACGACAACGTGAGAAGGGCTGTTTTATCAATAATACAGGCTTTGTATGAATTATTTTGTGCAAAAATCTGTTGTATtagttttttgttctttgtgctGAATAGTGATTCTGTAATTTGAAATTGAATAATACATTTTTGGTAAGGTCATGTCAAGTGCAGCCACTTCCATCAATTCCAAGTCACAGTAGTTGGTGTTCACTGTAACCTCGTCTTTCAGGCCCCAACAAGTACGAGGAGGCCCAGGCTTACATCCAGGCCAAATTCGAGGACCTGAACAAAAAGAAGGACACCAAGGAGATCTATACCCACTTCACCTGCGCCACTGACACCAAGAACGTGCAGTTTGTGTTCGATGCTGTCACTGATGTTATTATCAAGAACAACCTGAAGGA
This window encodes:
- the LOC114435487 gene encoding guanine nucleotide-binding protein G(i) subunit alpha-2-like, which encodes MGCTVSQEDKAAAERSKMIDKNLREDGEKAAREVKLLLLGAGESGKSTIVKQMKIIHEDGYSEDECKQYRAVVYSNTIQSIMAIIKAMSNLKIDYEETARADDARQLFALSAAAEEQGILPEDLANVIQRLWADGGVQSCFTRAREYQLNDSAAYYLNDLERIAKADYIPTQQDVLRTRVKTTGIVETHFTFKDLHFKMFDVGGQRSERKKWIHCFEGVTAIIFCVAMSAYDLVLAEDEEMNRMHESMKLFDSICNNKWFTETSIILFLNKKDLFEEKIAHSPLTICFPEYTGPNKYEEAQAYIQAKFEDLNKKKDTKEIYTHFTCATDTKNVQFVFDAVTDVIIKNNLKDCGLF